A genomic region of Streptosporangium lutulentum contains the following coding sequences:
- a CDS encoding type I polyketide synthase, whose product MADHAMDDDGDELERIAVIGMACRVPGAANVTRFWANLVNGTESIEIGDVPPGMPPGYVPATGRLDGVEDFDAEFFGMTPREAEQADPQHRLFLEQCWAALEDAACDPARYPGRIGIWGGCSFNTYLVLNLLPRLSGGGVPMEYPASLLHGNDKDYLTSRVAYKLGLSGPAVTVQTACSTSLVAVAQACQALLDYQCDTALAGGASVKLPQDLGYLYESGGIQSPDGHCRAFDADAAGTVFTNGLGVVVLKRLSDAIADGDVVHAVILGSAVNSDGNRKVGYAAPSVDGQAEAIAAAYRAAEISPHTVGYVEAHGTGTAVGDPIELAALDEVFGRAGAAPGSVAIGSVKTNVGHLNAASGVIGLMKAVLAVRHGRIPASLNYRRPNPRAGRNSPFAVNDTLRPWPERDGPRRAGVSSFGVGGTNAHVVIEEAPPVRPPATPARLHQVITVSARTGQALTEARTTLAATLTGPVDAGLAAVASTLQRGRRAFAHRVAVVCADPAEGAAALARATGRVAVERPSPVFLFPGQGSQYRGMAAGLLESEPEFAAQVRACARILDPLIGHDLAELLAVPAGPGEPDPLVATELAQPALFTVEYALARWWESIGVRPVAMLGHSIGEWVAACLAGVFTLPDALTLVAARGRLIGALPRGSMLAVELTETQARAYEAQGLTIAAVNAPARCVLSGPAEAVERVRAELVERGVAARPLATSHAFHSGALDPMVAPFADLVAAVPRQAPRVPFVSNVTGTWIGGAEATDPRYWGRQARRAVRFADGITALLSVQRPILLEVGPGRALGRLAAQTAGTGTAVVGTLPGAGGSGSTPAALAGAVAALWEHGADLDWAAYHGGAPRAAAQLPGYPFQRRRHWIDPLDAPPAPLPAPPATPAVSPAPAASVASAAEPVEVAGAEAETDELTGRILALWRDLLGFDELGVTDDLFMLGGDSLVATRLISRADRLFDVEVPLDEFLDEPTVSRMAALVLARLDSPYLAEIGKV is encoded by the coding sequence ATGGCTGATCACGCGATGGACGACGACGGCGACGAGCTGGAGCGGATCGCGGTGATCGGCATGGCCTGCCGGGTTCCCGGCGCCGCGAACGTCACCCGGTTCTGGGCCAACCTCGTCAACGGCACCGAGTCGATCGAGATCGGCGACGTCCCGCCCGGCATGCCGCCCGGTTACGTCCCCGCCACCGGCCGCCTGGACGGGGTGGAGGACTTCGACGCCGAGTTCTTCGGCATGACGCCCCGCGAGGCCGAGCAGGCCGACCCGCAGCACCGGCTGTTCCTGGAGCAGTGCTGGGCCGCTCTGGAGGACGCCGCCTGCGACCCCGCCAGGTACCCCGGCCGGATCGGAATCTGGGGCGGCTGCTCGTTCAACACCTACCTGGTGCTCAACCTGCTGCCGCGCCTGAGCGGAGGCGGCGTGCCCATGGAGTATCCGGCCTCGCTCCTGCACGGCAACGACAAGGACTACCTGACCAGCAGGGTCGCCTACAAGCTCGGCCTGAGCGGGCCGGCGGTCACGGTCCAGACGGCGTGCTCCACCTCCCTGGTTGCGGTCGCCCAGGCCTGCCAGGCGCTGCTGGACTACCAGTGCGACACCGCCCTGGCCGGCGGCGCCTCGGTGAAACTGCCGCAGGACCTCGGCTACCTGTACGAGAGCGGCGGGATCCAGTCGCCCGACGGCCACTGCCGCGCCTTCGACGCCGACGCCGCAGGCACCGTGTTCACCAACGGGCTCGGCGTCGTCGTCCTCAAACGGCTCTCCGACGCGATCGCCGACGGCGACGTCGTGCACGCGGTCATCCTCGGCAGCGCCGTCAACAGCGACGGCAACCGCAAGGTCGGCTACGCCGCGCCCAGCGTCGACGGGCAGGCCGAAGCCATCGCCGCCGCCTACCGGGCGGCCGAGATCAGCCCTCATACGGTCGGGTACGTCGAGGCCCACGGCACCGGCACCGCCGTCGGCGACCCGATCGAACTGGCCGCCCTCGACGAGGTCTTCGGCCGGGCCGGAGCCGCCCCGGGATCGGTCGCCATCGGGTCCGTCAAGACCAACGTCGGTCACCTCAACGCCGCCTCCGGCGTCATCGGCCTGATGAAGGCCGTCCTCGCCGTACGGCACGGCCGGATCCCGGCCAGCCTCAACTACCGCCGCCCCAACCCCCGCGCCGGCCGCAACAGCCCGTTCGCCGTGAACGACACGCTCCGCCCGTGGCCGGAGCGGGACGGCCCGCGCCGCGCCGGCGTGAGCTCCTTCGGCGTCGGCGGCACCAACGCCCACGTCGTCATCGAGGAGGCGCCCCCCGTCCGCCCCCCGGCCACGCCCGCCCGGCTCCACCAGGTCATCACGGTCTCCGCCCGGACCGGCCAGGCCCTGACCGAGGCCCGCACCACCCTGGCCGCGACGCTCACCGGCCCCGTGGACGCCGGGCTGGCGGCCGTCGCCTCGACCCTGCAGCGGGGACGCCGGGCGTTCGCGCACCGGGTCGCCGTCGTCTGCGCCGACCCCGCCGAGGGAGCCGCCGCGCTGGCCCGTGCCACCGGGAGAGTCGCCGTGGAGCGGCCCTCACCGGTGTTCCTCTTCCCCGGTCAGGGCAGCCAGTACCGCGGGATGGCCGCCGGGCTGCTGGAGTCCGAGCCGGAGTTCGCGGCGCAGGTACGGGCCTGCGCGCGGATCCTCGACCCGCTGATCGGGCACGACCTGGCCGAGTTGCTCGCCGTACCGGCGGGGCCTGGTGAACCCGACCCGCTGGTGGCCACCGAGCTCGCCCAGCCGGCCCTGTTCACCGTCGAGTACGCGCTGGCCCGCTGGTGGGAGTCCATCGGGGTGCGCCCCGTGGCCATGCTCGGTCACAGCATCGGCGAATGGGTGGCCGCCTGCCTGGCGGGCGTCTTCACCCTGCCGGACGCGCTCACCCTCGTCGCCGCCCGAGGACGCCTGATCGGTGCGCTGCCGCGAGGCTCGATGCTGGCCGTCGAACTCACCGAGACGCAGGCCCGCGCCTACGAGGCGCAGGGGCTCACGATCGCGGCCGTGAACGCGCCGGCCCGGTGCGTCCTGTCGGGCCCCGCCGAAGCCGTCGAGCGGGTCCGGGCCGAACTCGTCGAACGCGGCGTGGCCGCCCGCCCGCTCGCCACCTCGCACGCCTTCCACTCCGGCGCCCTCGACCCCATGGTCGCGCCCTTCGCCGACCTGGTCGCGGCCGTGCCCCGGCAGGCGCCGCGCGTCCCGTTCGTCTCCAACGTCACCGGAACCTGGATCGGCGGAGCGGAGGCCACGGATCCCCGCTACTGGGGCCGGCAGGCCCGCAGGGCCGTCCGGTTCGCCGACGGGATCACCGCCCTGCTCAGCGTGCAGCGCCCGATCCTGCTGGAGGTGGGGCCCGGCCGCGCGCTGGGCCGCCTCGCCGCGCAGACCGCCGGGACCGGTACCGCCGTCGTGGGGACGCTCCCCGGGGCCGGCGGTTCGGGTTCCACGCCCGCCGCGCTGGCCGGCGCGGTCGCCGCCCTGTGGGAGCACGGCGCCGACCTCGACTGGGCCGCCTACCACGGCGGCGCCCCGAGGGCCGCCGCGCAGCTGCCCGGCTACCCCTTCCAGCGCCGCCGCCACTGGATCGACCCGCTGGACGCGCCCCCCGCCCCGCTTCCCGCGCCGCCCGCCACCCCGGCCGTTTCGCCCGCTCCCGCCGCCTCCGTCGCCTCCGCCGCCGAGCCGGTGGAGGTCGCCGGCGCGGAAGCGGAGACCGACGAGCTCACCGGGCGGATCCTCGCGCTCTGGCGTGACCTCCTGGGGTTCGACGAGCTCGGCGTCACCGACGACCTGTTCATGCTGGGCGGCGACTCCCTCGTCGCCACCCGGCTGATCTCACGCGCCGACCGGCTCTTCGACGTCGAAGTGCCGCTCGACGAGTTCCTGGACGAGCCCACGGT